The sequence GCCCCGTCCGTTCCGGGCAGGGGCGCCAGGTGCTCGTCGGCCTGCCGCGCCGTCCGCGTCCGCACGGGGTCGATCGCCACCAGGTGCGCGCCCGCCTTCCGCGCGTCCTGGACGAACTTCCACACGTGGTGGCCGCTGGTCAGGGGGTTCGTGCCCCACAGCAGGACGAGCCGGGCGTGCGCGAGGTCCTCGGGGTCCATGCCGCCCGGTGAGCCGACCACCTCGGTCATCCCGGCGCTGCCCGCCGCCGAGCAGATGTTCGCGTCGTGGGCCGAGGCTCCGAGCAGGTTGAAGAACCGCCGGCCGGAGTACCCTTCGAGGCCCTGCAGGTAGCCGAGCGTGCCCGTCCCCCAGTAGGGCCAGATCGCCTCGCCGCCGTGCTCCCGGGCGACGTCCTCCAGCCGCGCGGCGATCTCGTCGAGGGCCTCGTCCCACCCGATGCGCTCGAACCGCCCCTCGCCCTTGGCGCCCACCCGGCGCAGCGGGTGAAGGATGCGGTCCGGCTGGGCGGCGCGCTCCAGCCACCGGTTCACCTTCGCGCACAGCGCCCCGCGCGTGTAGGGGTGGTCGGGATTGCCGCGCAGCCGGACCGCCGCCCCGTCCCGCACGGTGACCACCCACGAGCAGCCGTCGGGGCAGTCCAGCGGGCAGGCCCCCAGTACTGTCAGCTCCGATGGCATAGAACCTCCCCTAGCTGGACGAACCTCTCCAGTGTGCGGCATGACACCATGAGCGTCATCCAGGACGTTCATTACCCTCGATGGCCGTGCCCCGGGTCGCGGCCGGGGTGCCGGGGTGGTTTCCTAAGGGGCGACGGAAACGACCCGTAGGGGGAACGAGAGTGAAGAGCGTCGAGCCCGAGGTGTTCCTCGTTGCGCGGCCCGAACTGGACTACGACGAGGTCGCCCGGTACCTGCGGGACGTGGGCGGGGAGGGCTGGCTGGAGCGGCTCGACCGGGGCGAGCTCGACGACGAGCTGAACGACCCGCAGAACCTCGCCGAGTTCGCGGGCCGGCTCTGCTACCGCTCCTGGGAGCCGGGCCTCAATCCCAATGTCACCAAGATCCGCACCGACTCCGGCCAGTACCTGGAGAACATCCTGCGCAGCCTGCACGGCTCGGTGCTGGAGCACGTCAGCTTCAGCTTCGTCCTGCACAACGTGAGCCGGGTGCTGACCCACGAGCTCGTCCGGCACCGTCCGGGCGTGGCCATCTCACAGGAGTCGCTGCGGTTCGTCCGGCTGCAGGACATCCCCTTCTGGTTCCCGGAGTGGGCCCGCGAGGACCCCGAGCTGATGAAGCGCGCCACCGCCATGCTGGAGCAGATGGAGGAGTTCCAGGGCTGGATGGCCGCGCACTTCGGCCTGGACGACGCGGGCGTGCCGTTCAAGGAGAAGAAGCACAAGACCTCGTTCATGCGCCGCTTCGCCCCCGAGGGAGTCGGCACCGGCCTGGTCTGGACGGCCAACGTCCGCACCCTGCGCCACACCCTGGAGAACCGCACCGCGCCCGGCGCCGAGGAGGAGATCCGGCTGCTCTTCAGCAAGATCGGCGAGGTGATGCGGGCGGAGGCCCCGGACCTGTTCGGCGACTACGTCGTCGAGGACGGCTCCTGGGTGCCGCAGTGGCGCAAGGTCTGATCCCGCGCCGTCCGTGTCGGGCCTAGGCGCACCCGGTCCGCCTGAGGGATTATTGGACGCTATGTCTGACATCTCTATTCCGGTGGGCGCCGCCGAGCTGCCCGGCTACCTCGCCGTCCCCGAGGGGGAGGGGCCCTGGCCGGGCGTCGTGATCGTGTTCGAGGCGATGGGCGCGAACGACGACATGCGCGCCCAGGCCGACCGGTTCGCCGCCCACGGGTATCTCGCCGTCCTGCCCGATCTCTACAACGGGGCGCCCTGGGTGCGCTGCGTCGCCAAGGCGATGCGCGACATGCGCGCCCAGCGCGGGCCGACCTACGACCACATCGAGGCGGCCCGCGCATGGCTCGCCGGCCGGGACGACTGCACCGGTGGCATCGGGGTGTGCGGGTTCTGCATGGGCGGCGGGTTCGCGCTGGTCGCGGCGGCGAAGTACGACTTCCAGGCCGCCGCGGCCAACTACGGGATCCTGCCGCGCCGGCCGGAGGAGTCCCTGCGGGGCGCGTGCCCGATCGTCGGCAGTTACGGCGCCGCCGACCCGTCGCTGCGGGGGGCCGCGGGCAGGCTGGAGAGCGCCCTCACGGCCGCCGGCGTGGCGCATGACGTGAAGGAGTACCCGGGGACCGGGCACGGGTTCCTCACCGACCTCACGCCGCCGCCCCCGTTCGGCCCGATCGCGAAGATCGTCATGGGGTTCGGGAGGGGCCGCGAGAACGCCCCGGACGGCTGGGAGCGCATCCTCGCGTTCTTCGCCGAGCACGTCACCAAAAAATCTACAACGTAAAGGCGCCGGCCGTTGACCGGCGAGATCAGGGACGGAGCACGGCCTGGGTCTGGGTCACCTGGGCGGCACGGCGCCCGGTCGCGTCGAAGAGGTCGGTCTGGACGACGATCGAGGTCCGGCCGGTGTGCAGCGGGCGGGAGACGCCCCGGACACGCCCCTCCCTGACCCCGCGGAAGAAGTTGGTCTTGGACTCCAGCGTCGAGGTGAAGGTGTCCGGCGGGAGGTTGAGGAACGCGCACGCCGCGCCGAGC is a genomic window of Actinomadura citrea containing:
- the thyX gene encoding FAD-dependent thymidylate synthase gives rise to the protein MKSVEPEVFLVARPELDYDEVARYLRDVGGEGWLERLDRGELDDELNDPQNLAEFAGRLCYRSWEPGLNPNVTKIRTDSGQYLENILRSLHGSVLEHVSFSFVLHNVSRVLTHELVRHRPGVAISQESLRFVRLQDIPFWFPEWAREDPELMKRATAMLEQMEEFQGWMAAHFGLDDAGVPFKEKKHKTSFMRRFAPEGVGTGLVWTANVRTLRHTLENRTAPGAEEEIRLLFSKIGEVMRAEAPDLFGDYVVEDGSWVPQWRKV
- a CDS encoding dienelactone hydrolase family protein, whose translation is MSDISIPVGAAELPGYLAVPEGEGPWPGVVIVFEAMGANDDMRAQADRFAAHGYLAVLPDLYNGAPWVRCVAKAMRDMRAQRGPTYDHIEAARAWLAGRDDCTGGIGVCGFCMGGGFALVAAAKYDFQAAAANYGILPRRPEESLRGACPIVGSYGAADPSLRGAAGRLESALTAAGVAHDVKEYPGTGHGFLTDLTPPPPFGPIAKIVMGFGRGRENAPDGWERILAFFAEHVTKKSTT
- a CDS encoding PaaI family thioesterase → MTTGLTPDQLTDAMPFARALGMEIDTAGPEEVTGHLEWAPDRCTAGGLMHGGALMAMADTLGAACAFLNLPPDTFTSTLESKTNFFRGVREGRVRGVSRPLHTGRTSIVVQTDLFDATGRRAAQVTQTQAVLRP